Part of the Vigna angularis cultivar LongXiaoDou No.4 chromosome 1, ASM1680809v1, whole genome shotgun sequence genome, GTTTTATTAGCATGGGGTATATATATCATTCAAAACCTCTGATGTGTGTCAAAAAGAAATGGGAAGTTGAATGCACGATTATTATGAATAAGAACCAGCTTAAAATTGTAATTTGCAATTCACGAATTTTGTTTACACTATAGACTGATGTATCCGCTCAGAAACCGTATAACGTCGAACTATGCTGCATTTTCAATTGTCTGAATGCACTCCAATACGCTTGCCTTCTTTGCCATTGCTTCCATCAAGGCTTCATGAAGCACCTTGTTGTTTTTCAAGAGGGAAGCAGCAAACAGAACCTGCAAAACATGAGTTTTAGCATAAAATGCACAATTTCTGGGTACATGTATTCTTAAAAATGAACAAACTGcaaatatatatgttaatagAAAACATACAGCCCATCTTGTGAGATTTTGTTGCTGATCTTTGCTGAGGGGTGGCTTGGTTCTGTTAATAAATCTCTGCAAGGATAATATTTCTTCTTAGTACTATTATTAGTATAATATCACATGTCACAAAATAATAGAGATTTCTAACCTGTAGAGTGAAAAGATCAGCAGATTGACCAACCACCTTGTCATATGTTAAACCTTCTGCTGCCAGTCCAGCCATTGATACAACAGCTAATCTGATATGAACAAAGGGAAATTACAACTCTCAATTTCTTCAAGTGGTTActgactttttttcttaaacattgTGTAAGAGCAATTAAAGAAGTACCTATCTAGCTCTTTAGAATCAAGCTGACCGCTATAGATAAGCTTTTCAAGCCTCTCATCAATGAGATTGACATGTTCTTTCCCAATATCCAGTGAATAGTCCAAAATGGGTAAGCCAAGGAGATAAGCAACTAGAATGAAACAGAATGAGTTAGAGCAAAGTCACATTCTTATGCTATGTGCATTCATATCAGCCAAAAAAAGAGAAGGGTAATACTCAAAAAGTGAGCTGCTTCATGTCTGGTAATCCTCTCTTGATAATCAGGAAAAAACGATGAGAAGCTGCTAATAGCAGCTTGGAGAAGCCTACACTATCAACTTACAGCATTAGTGTAAAGCAAATTAATACTAAAGATGGGTAGCCATTGCTACTTGTAAACAcaattcttaatttatttcttacCCTGGTGATATGCTACCCACAGCCAGAACCACTAAGGAAATACTCCCAATCAAGTATGGAACAAAAAAACCCCAGTCCTACAAGATTCACCATACATGATCAGAGATAGAAACAAAACTCAAATTACGTGGTTGAGTGAAAGGAAAGTGATAAGATGAAAATTATCAGCAAAAGTATTTTCAACCAATTtatttctgttttctctctctctctatatatatatatatatatatatatatatatatatatatatatatatatatatatatatatatatatagctatgCCAAGCAAGTGTAAAAGGGTTTTCATCCAAAAATTTTCCATTCGCACGTCTCAACCAAACACAACCATAAGCTTTTCGTTAATACACAAGGTCGTAAAACTAAATGCATGAGTATGTCAACTTATAACAATAAGCCATTTTTATTTGCAAACCACCAAAAGCATTAATAGAGTCTTAAGAATCACTATGAAGTAGAATGCATTTTCTTTGTTCTTcttataaatcacattttaaaagaaattgatatttttgtaaaacatttttataattctgTATAATCTTAGATTTGCTTACCTTATTTACTCACATTGGGTATTTGTATTAGTGAATAATGAAAGGAgaattttaaagttattattaacAATGAAAGCTAATTTAGCACATGAgtaattttgttgttgtaaatATAGGATTATTAAGACTAAAATATTCTtaatgtctattttttttttaaaaagtctgtttattttagtatatttttaatttctcattttaatGTTTGATGGTAAGATAGAACTAATATAGATAATGTAATTAATGTGATTCctatcaataattattttgtagtttaagtattttaaaatgcATAAATCAGTCTCTTACTGATTAGGTTAAAATTGTCTTACATTAATTACAGTGCGTAGGAAAGTAAATAATTGCTTAATGTTCCACATTGGTTGCTAAAGCTTTATACAATATCATTAAACAGACATACAGAGCAAAACAGAAATGTGTTATTGATACCCCGGGAAGCTGCCCGGCCAGAACAGCAAAAAATCCTGTTGTACCAACCACAGTGAAAAGAAAAGCTGCCTGCATCATgaaacatttttgttttggttaagAATGCCACAACTGACATCAAACATATGTCATGTTTTCAAGATGGAAAGTCTGTGATCAGAAACAACCAGTTTCGACATTTTCAAGTATGAGATATTTGCATAttacagattaaaaaaaacactgcTCGTTGCATTTGatactaaaaaataaaggtATTCTGAAAACTCACATCGTTTCTAACACTAGGAATTGCAAGGTTCTCTGCGTTTTTTATTCCTAGGTTTGTCAGCTCTCGCAGTGATGTCTGGTACACAAAAATTGAAGGGTGAAAAGTTGTATGAGCGATGAATTAGCTTACATATGAATGAGCACTGGAAGCACTTATGGGTGCTATGGCTATGTCCAGAATGGTTGGTGAGAGCTTAATGTTTAGTTGTCACTTTGCCATGTTTGTAATTGGAGACTGACCGTACGACGTGAAACATATGGCTGAGAACTCCATTTCTTTGCCCAACCAACTTCACCTAGCTGATTCAGTGCCTCTTTAACAGAATCACTGTCTTTCTGCACAAACAAGCACACATCTCTTAGGGAgatatgaataatattttattgcaGTGTTCTACAACATTGTTCAGCTGGTATCTAGCAATTAACGAACATAGCTATTTTGGTAGTTGTTACCCTTTGGAGTGAAAATCATTATAGATATTTGGTGGTAAACAAAGACCTTGGAAATGGCAGATTGGAGTGTGTTGAGGTCGACCCCAGGGGCAGCAGAGGAAGCTCTTGTCCATTTTGGAAGGTTGATCTTGAAACATCTTTGATGTTGATAATGGTAATAATAGGGTTTGGGAAGAAGGGGTGAGTAAGCCATGGTTGTCTCCCACATTATCCCTTTGCTATCTACTCTGTTTGCTTATTGGAGGGTGTAGTTTGCTGCAGATAAGTTAGTTGGTAGGAAAGTAACAGataaaagagaatatatattttatgttgagAGTGGGATTTGAACCCACGCCCTTTCGGACCAGAACCTTAATCTGGCGCCTTAGACCAACTCAGCCATCTCAACTTTGATGACTACAATGCAATAACTTTgataaataaactattaaatatGTGCATTTCAAGATTTTCGTATGAAGAGATACCCTGGCATTCGATCAAGATCTTATTTTACAGCATAATTGTGTCTGTACAAGATATATGTCCAAATGAGCTCACCTAATTCTAAATAACTACATTATCATTAGTATTATCGAGTTTCAGTTAAATATCAAAGGATTCTAATAACCTACTTTGAATAAAACCTTATTACCCTAAGAGGCCGGTCAAATGATGCCGGTAGAATGTTGTATCTCATGAATGATAAGGTAAGATAAGCATATATTTGATTTTGCAGCATACTAGGAACTCAATTTGTACTCAGTTTATACCTCTACATCACACAATTAAAAGAGTGTTAAGTGTGTATCACGTGTCTTTAATGTCTGAAGATTCTTAACTTTGCTTACtcctaaaataaaagaaaaatcgaCCAGCCGCCTATATGATTACCCAAATTAGGATCAGAACCACATAACCGAGGTTTGATCTTGGAAATTATGGAATTTTATTTCGACAGGAGATATTCTAAACTTCTTTTTAACACGATATTAACGTAATGATTTTAAATAACAGCACAAATTATTCATCTGATGCAATTTAATACTTAAGTGAAATATAGCTGCTTACAATTTCGAGCGTGCAATGACCGCAAGAAtaagaaatacattttttagAATTGAAAGATAACTGGCGAGTGTTTTAGATTTCTTTCGCACAAGAACAACCATAAAACACGACAACGCCAAATGCTCGCATGGGAGATGTATGTAAGATAAAAGTATGTGAGTGCAGCTTTACTACGTACAAAAACCTCGTTCGAGGAGGACATACATATATTGATCAACTCAACTCGCATTACAGTACTTTGTTTTCCagtaaatatatacatatacatcaACAATAAaggaaacataaattaaataccGTTGCTATTGACAATCATATCATGCTAACTTGCTGACACAAATTACGCTTAAACAAGTGCCATGATGTATTACTTCTTTTTTTACCAAAGAGATACTGCACAACATGTAGATTAAGGTCAACGACTTGACCTTAATTGCAATCGTAAATTGCATAgaacaaaaatatgaacaatCGAATGAAGTTTGTGAGCAAAGCTGGCATTAGCATTCTGCATAACTGTCACCTTCACCCTTCAAAAAGTTGTCAATTTGATCCAGTGCCTGCAAGATACAAACGGATAACAGTAGATAAGCATTAAAATGCAAAATTCAGATTTAACTATAGCTCCCAGGAATTTTTCAGTTTGCCTGGAGCCAAGAAAATACAGATAGAAATTGCTCAAGACCTCAATTGCAATATCAGTTGGAGACAATTCCGACACATCTCTTTTTCCGAGTTTTATTGCTATACCTGGTACAAACAGAACATCAAATATTGCTGTTAAATGTTATCATCTAAGAAGCAtacacaaaacaataaatacaaaGCATGTTTATTCTTTCCCAGATATTGTGGACAATTCCACATTTAGTATTTCAAAACATACGAGAAAGATTAAGTGACAAACTTTTTAACGAGACCCTGGCATTGGCGTTGGCGTAAGACTCGCCTCTCTCTTCAAAAATAGCAGACAATCGCATAAAGGCCTGCATTTGAATTCCAAAGGGAAAAATTATTTGGAGGCaaaaaatttcaatacaaattCCTACGATGAAAAGTTGGTCCAGCTTGCAAGCTTTAATACCTAAATTAATATGCTGTGTttcgaaaaaaataaaataaagtcatACTATGGAACATTAATAACTACCCGTGAATAAGGATCCCCTGCTTCATAGTGTAGAAGGGGGCGAGAATTAGTTCCTACAGCGGCAATTCTCCGTGCCAAGGCTTCCACTGGTACGTCCAACCAAACACTAACCCCCTTGTGCATATATTTCCTGGAAAGCCATTCACATGCAAGTCCATATATACATGAGAAAAGATTTAATTGGAAAGAGTAAAGTTTAAACTTTTCTCAGTAGTGAGTTAATTCTTATACCAATTAATGGGCCTTATAACAGCACCTCCACCAGTAGAAATAACAAGTTGACGCATCAGGGAAAGCTTCCGCAATACCTCAGTCTGAAATGGTAAAGCAAGGAAAGGAAACGGCAAATGAAATAACAGGACCTCGATAATAATCTAGAACAATTCATGATAGCAAAGTGTCCATGGAATTTAGAGAGGGTGGAAGAGAGAACTATAGACAGGACATTGTAGAGAGAAAGATCTGGACAAAAAAGCTTTCTTGTTTAGTACTTCGATTATGCAAAAGTCAAAACATCCATCTATGGACATTCTGTGGTACGTACAACAGAAGCTTTATCATACTCAGAATCGTGATTTCTAAGAATCATGATTcctaagaataactaaaatatatttacttcGTCACAAATATTCTTGGAAATATTTATGGGGGTTTTTCGGGATTAAAGAGTAAGATGATATTTTTACCAGAAACCTTAATTATATACCAcattaaatgatttaatatgAACAAGGAATTTTTACCATAGTAAAAGAACTTTTAGCTAAGGAAAGTTATCCCACCCACCTCCCATGAAAACGATTTTGTGGGGGACTTAGCCAAAAAGCATTCCCAGGAAACACGGTTTCCAGAAAAGGCtacttttttaaaacaaatcaaacataCGAAACAAGCATTCCCAACCCAACTTCTGATTGCCATAAAACTAGAAACTATTCTCGTATATACCAAACACCCCTAAGACTAAGCGAGTGCAATTTCCTAAACGTTAATGTCTACTAATACTAAATGCATTTTAACATGGACTACGTGAGCAACACATAATTCAAATCTGCTCCTCGTGCTAATGCTTTCTAAGCTTTAAGcttgttacaatttttttccttaagtgaaagaaaaatattccaCTAAGCATAGTTGAAATGGCAACACGGAGCTGCAGGAGATGGAGAAGTGAGAATTGCTGGAAAGACAACACAGCAAGCCCTTGGAACATATCCAAGTTCATCGTGAACTAAAAACACATCCAATCAACTGAAGTGCAAGATGAAATAAACCAAACACATGACCAAACTACAAATCACAGATGGGGGATGGTGGAGTTTTGTTTGAGGTGACAGGTGGAGATTTACTCAGACGAAAATTGACTCAACTGGAGGCTGAGACCAGCTGTTACATATCACTGAACAATGTTGCCAGAATAGCTTAACAGGATAGAAAAGGCAAATGGGAAAAAGGTggaaaatagagaagaaagcTACTGGAAGGAGGGGAGAAAGCTATACAAAATCAGAACACTTCCATATTTTCAGAATAAGGCAGCAGAGTTGTCCCGGGACAGGTTAAAGTAGAACAGGGTATAGCTCACTAGTGGCACACAGAAGTGGCATGCAACAATAAGTGAGCTATCTCACCATCGAAAACCTTGATAATAATTACTTCAATATAAAGGCGATCATGAGAATCCCTGTTCAACTAAGATTTTTTTCAAGATGGTCATATACTAAATGTGGGCCCCTTCTTTTAGTAGGGACTTGAACAGTGATTCTCTGCTTTGCGAATGACTAACCCCTTCCACAAGATCTGATATCTATTGGATTAAAATTAAGTGCTTTTAGTCTCTAATGAAGGACTACAAACACATTGCTAAATGTaagaattataaaagaaaaagaataggGAACAAAATGAAAAGCcatatttttattgttcaaggactaaaaacatatgtAAGCCTATTTTCTATTACCCAATTAAAACTGTTAAACACCAACGCAAGCTTATAATATGAAGATACGAGATCATGAAGATGCTCGATGAGATTAAAGAAATAGGAAAATCTAAAAGTTAAAACAACTAACAAACTCTCTGAAGTCTGGACACTGAAGAATGACAAGTGAAAAGTGGTGTTTTCAAACTGACCTCCTTATTACGAAAGAAAGGCTCACCATGGTGCTTGAAAATATCAGCTACAGAGTTTCCTCCAACCTCCTCCTCCACCAGTGTATCGCTACAAATTAAAAACCCATAAGCAcaagaaatagagaaaatatTTGGCAAAACCTCTGATGTGGTCATGAAACAGAGTAATTGTATTGTGAAAGAACATGTACATTGCAGTATAAGGATCTGAACAGAAACATTGTACACCAGAGTAAACCATACTCCCCAGCTCAACCATGACCCACCCTGTTTTCATCTATTGAATTCAATCAAACGTATATACATCTTTTACATGTTCTAAGTTCCCTCAGATATTAATTGAATATTGAATCTCGTATActgaaatataatgaaataaaaataacagagCTGCTATACATACAAAAGATCATTCTTCCTGAACTCTATTGGCCCATTGATATTCAATTACACAAGATTTACTTGTTATTAAACGCATTGTCTCTCCACGGAGAAAAGATGAAGAATTAACACACTAACCTGTCACAAAATGAATAACCAAGTACTTGCGACATTATCTTCCCCACAGTGGTTTTCCCAGAGCCCATCATTCCTGCTTGTCAAATTCAAAGCAAGTTTAATGACAAAATAAACACACCATGTAAAGCACAAGAAGTGAAGAAAGACACTAACCAACAAGATATATACAGCGTCCATTTAAATATGGTTGGATCTCTTGCGATCTATTCTGCAATTTTATTGATTCGAGTCAGCAAATAGATACTCAAAGATGCAACAAATTGACTTAATACTAATTTATGATGTTTTTCCTAGCTATTAACCAGACTGAATTTTCTCAATGAACTAAACATGATAAAAAGCGTCAATGCATTATGCTTTTACCTTTAGAATCAATTCTTCGTCAAGAGGAGAACGAACATGTCCAGATTCCAATATTGAAGCTAAGAGAACAACATGACGACATAAgatgtaaataattaaaacaaatagcACTTGTTTTATTCAGAAACAAACAAGATCCAATGTAGGCATATTATATACTACCTCTATCTGGATACAAGCTAGAAGTGATTTTAAGATATTCTCCATTGGAAACATTGAGTTATTTGCAGTAGAGAAACTCTCAAAAGCCCTTCTAGCTTTGTATCCAAACACCCTCTGCATCTAAGAAGATGTGatttaatactttattcaaCCAAACAATAGAAACGGAAATGTAATTCAATAAGCAGATAATAAAAGCTAGCTCAAAACTGGACCTGGGAATGCTAGTATTATCTTTTCATAATCACATAACTTTTTTCAATATAGATATTGctggaaaaacaaaaacaaaaccttaATCTATGTTTATGTACATAATTGGAACAAGAAAAAGAATGGATGCACAGAACCTCTAGAATTTAATCAGAACGTACTTTCGATCTAAAAGTCGTTTGCGCTATTGCATAATCATAGattgacataaaattaaaaatcacttCTGTAGTAGTTATTTTAAAATCGTCTCTAAAATTTTTCTAATAAGTTGATAGTGTCAGTACTTTTctcaaacaataacaaaaaaaaagcataTCCCACCAGGTGAAGGCAAATTACATGGATGCCACACAATATTCAGCAAGGTGAAAGACGAAAATTtcacataaattatttatcacGATATCTCTCTCACCATCCCCcctcaaaatcaaattaaactcAAAAACTGATGGGAATGTACTCCGGAGGCAGATTCAGAATATTCCGCACAAGAACAGATCGTTGTTTCCAATCCATTAACAATTTACAAGTACGGTTCATTTCTTCGTTGTAGCTTCTTTACGCAATTACTAATCCTTCTTTTCAACATTCCTTTCAGCAATTTtttaagagagagagaaacaacCCTTCAATTCAAGAACAAAAGCGAGTGGAATGCAGCAATAGCGCAATCCAATagaattaaaaaggaaaaatcatgAAGAGGTGATCGGTTTAATAGGCAACCTGAAACGTTGTCGTAAGAAGAAGAAACCTCCAGAGAGGTTGTTCTGCGGCGTGTCACGGTTGAAGACAACCTGGTGGAAACAAAAAGCCGAATCCTCTGCGGTTCTGGAGACATACCCAAACGACCAGCTCTGGGTCTTCTCCCAATCTTTTCATGCTGAACAACCGCTGAAAGTTGTAACCCACGTGCAGCTTTCACGTCCATTGCTGAAACGACACAGTTTTCCCCTCGATTACGATGCAAGATAACCGAAACGACGGAACCAAAATCCAGAGGAagtgaaggagaagaagaaggtgcagagaaagagagagagaaaatggaaaaatagaGTCTAATTGGAATGGAGgctgagtgtaatattaatttataattataataaaatggaATGACGTGAGTCAGCGTGGGAAAATGGATTATTGTGGACTGAAATGCTTTTATTtcacattctttttctttttgcataaTTCCCTCACATTCTCTTTAAATCAATaagtttatcatattttttaatcaatgattatagaattattttattgtttaaagaACTATTTTCTCGCTCTTCATTAGTGAAATTCAAGATTTAAACATCAATTAAACATAAAGTCAGATATAATACGAATTTAAAGATAACAATTATTATATAGTTAACATACATATAATGTGGATGGataaataatcataatcttaatgtgtatatatataatttattcattattaCAAAGCTTTATTATGTGTATTTTGGTTGAATGAGTCAGAAAATTTCTTCGTTAGAAAATGGTATTAGTACGACCGTCAAgtgttttcttctctttttattttatcttaactattttgtgattgagttttttttttttttttaatttcatattgtCTTCTGATTTACTTGAccgttatttatttaattataaattgaatttacaaggattttatttatttttaatgtaagtGATATAAAAAGTTCGAACACATTAATTAAACAAGTTTTCCCTTTTCAATAACGATGGATGGGTAGGTGGATTCGTGTTTGGTTTGGTGCAGCAATATACACACGTGTGTTTTTCAGAGTCACATATGACAAAATACATTTcgcctttttttttctatttgatttaattatttattagtaataCTAGTTTCCAAATAAAGGAATGTTAGGTATTATtatgaatttacatttttttcttttctttaattatattattattagtaataattgtttaacatacttactttgttttgtagtttttgtatttaaaaataatatattttacttttaataatatatttaaactataatAGTATCcgtaaatttaaatatcaagagttaagaaattaaaaaaaaaactaagaacaTTAAAACAGTACTATACCAACTAAGAGTGACAAGTTTTTAGTAtaggattaaaaatatataattgatacAATTATAGCAACTAAtcttttttacttatttataagaaaaattgcAAATACAGTTTAGAGATTGAAACTAATGAAAAGAGTGGTAGTTGtcaaataaaatgataataataatgacaGCAAAATTCTCGTTTGAATAAATGTTGTTGCTTGTTATAAAAGCATTTTTAAGCTAAATATTATCTGGCTTAAGTCTAAAGAcgtttttaattaagaaattataatttattattagaaCACGTTCTGCAAAACTTTATACAAATGttgtttaaattattgtttaaaaaaggttgtgttgaaaaaaatatatattgtattgtttttattattatctattgttatgaaaaataaaataaaataatggaaaTGTGATGTGATAGCAAATAGTGGTACGTGTTCACCTAACATGTCTGAGTAGTTGGTAGATGGGAGCGAGTACTAAATAGACTCGTGTGTCTTGTGTTGCAGACTTCAATTCGTttctttcaaacaaataaataatgaaaactttatgttttaaataatattttttattgctCAATATTATCCCATGGTGTTTAATACTccttttatcatttttgttttgaattttttattcgCGTTCATAAAGATAAAGTgtcaagttattttttaaatcatatcaACGGTTGATttacatgtatatttttttaaacatatatgtatatagttttcaataattttttttatttagcttcttgtaatttttatatattttaattgtttactAACACTATTTAAATAGAGTTGTGTGAAATTGATgtttagtgtttttttaaatttcacacATACATCCAACCAATGTAATTTTATTGGAGTTCTtctattgtttttatattattctttacTTAATAAAACATATGATCATAGTAAATAGATATCACAATTACaactaataatatataagtaagctagagaaaatttaaactatattattCCAAAATTTAAACACAAATAGTAAGAATCATATATCCTTTCAAAATACACACATCATACTTAAGTCATCAAATGTTTAAAGAATATATCACACATAGAATGACATTAATGTCTTTTTCACACATAATTAGACATTTGACTTAACCTTCTCATGATGTGTATTGAGTAAAATTTGAGACCCTACACCTATCATTACTCATTCACTCTCACCTCTCAAAAGCTATAGTTATATCATGTTCAGATCACATCCCAATTCATAAACTATGACAGGATAAAATCTATATCTACGAGTCTTATCTCTTATCGAAACTTCAAATAAGAATCTCTTACGACTCTCATAATTGGGTATTTTCCTCTATATTTCTCTATATTCCATAAGCAAAGCCTAAATAATCTCACTTTGATCTTTGTCATTGATACACTTCACACACTATCatacaataatatttctatCATGAGAATCATTACATTCACAATCTACATAATTCACACTGATCATACtacaaaatataagaattaaagtTATACTTGTGAGTTTAAGAAAGTATATTCTTGCTCAGCAAGTCCCCACTAGAGTGAGACTATCCCAATAACTACATCACTCACTAGtgaaaacatataattaatgttgtctgttttcaTCTAAAAATTCTCACTAAGCGACTTGCAAACGCTTAGCAAGAATGTACTGAGactaaatttcttaaaattcgCCTAATGAACATCATTTCGCCTAATGAGTAAAGCATACACCTCACACTAAAAGATTTCTTCACTCCTCGACATCGTTATTGGCTAACTCACCCAGCGAGTAAAAATGTTGGAGCTCTTTGGAATGCAAATCATGCATTCTTACTTATCAAGCCACACGTTCACCACTAAGTATGCATAATTATGCATACTTGGCTCTTTCCCAAATCAATATATCTAAGCATTTTGCTAACTTTCCAAATGAAAACATACACATTGTAATTAGagatgtgaaaaaaaattgcatacaCGGATATTTGTAGATAAAATCTGCAACAAGTAGGGAATGAATATTACAAATAGATACCCACGGGTAATGGGTacgagtattttttttatatatgcatGTTAACAAGACGGGTACAGGTCCCAAaatatccatatatatatatatatatatatatatatatatatatatatatatatgagtaaaGTTGTGAGTTACCTAATTTATAGAATTATGATAATGatgtattgtattttttatttaaatttatttagatgtTGTTATCTTTGAttgaatgtttaaaatttagttttatatataaatattttataaacttttatatagatttttttttagatttttataactatacaattttttataactttatactGTCAGGACCCTTAAATTCAGTAGATAATGGAATTTAGGTGTAAGGGTTtagaaattcagaaagtggaagacaagtgtGCAGAGCTGAGTGGCCGATCGGTTTATTGACGGTAGTATATAAGCAAATTTTTCAAATGTTCGTGCCACTTTCTGCACGCACTCATTCTCTTCAACCTTCTGAGTTTCAGTTTTCTCCTCCTTTTCTCtaaacttcttctccttctctctacaaagtcttatctttttcttcttctgatcATCATCCAGGCAGCACCTAAGTATTCTTGGGGTCAAACTCTCTCTTTTAAGCCGATCAAGTTGCTGTTTTGGAGTGACTAAGTTAAACCCTTTGTACTTTTAGGATTTATGCAATTTTTGTTACATGCAAGCACTGTTCAACTTGCATGTATTCATCAAACTCTTCATTTGAATCTATCTTCTGTCTTTGGATCTATGATTGGTTCATTTTCACCAATCAACAGTTGTAGGAGATTAGAGAAGTTATTGGCAGTGTAGACAATACTGTGGAAGCATAGAAGTTTTCTGGGTTTCGAGATAAGGGaagcttgtaatttaattatgattctctGATTGTGAATGGTTGCAtgtttgaatgatgt contains:
- the LOC108323934 gene encoding uncharacterized protein LOC108323934; its protein translation is MWETTMAYSPLLPKPYYYHYQHQRCFKINLPKWTRASSAAPGVDLNTLQSAISKKDSDSVKEALNQLGEVGWAKKWSSQPYVSRRTTSLRELTNLGIKNAENLAIPSVRNDAAFLFTVVGTTGFFAVLAGQLPGDWGFFVPYLIGSISLVVLAVGSISPGLLQAAISSFSSFFPDYQERITRHEAAHFLIAYLLGLPILDYSLDIGKEHVNLIDERLEKLIYSGQLDSKELDRLAVVSMAGLAAEGLTYDKVVGQSADLFTLQRFINRTKPPLSKDQQQNLTRWAVLFAASLLKNNKVLHEALMEAMAKKASVLECIQTIENAA
- the LOC108323800 gene encoding shikimate kinase 1, chloroplastic codes for the protein MDVKAARGLQLSAVVQHEKIGRRPRAGRLGMSPEPQRIRLFVSTRLSSTVTRRRTTSLEVSSSYDNVSASILESGHVRSPLDEELILKNRSQEIQPYLNGRCIYLVGMMGSGKTTVGKIMSQVLGYSFCDSDTLVEEEVGGNSVADIFKHHGEPFFRNKETEVLRKLSLMRQLVISTGGGAVIRPINWKYMHKGVSVWLDVPVEALARRIAAVGTNSRPLLHYEAGDPYSRAFMRLSAIFEERGESYANANARVSLKSIAIKLGKRDVSELSPTDIAIEALDQIDNFLKGEGDSYAEC